In Nonomuraea sp. NBC_00507, the following are encoded in one genomic region:
- a CDS encoding (2,3-dihydroxybenzoyl)adenylate synthase yields the protein MREGFVPWPEETADRYRAAGYWRGRPLGSYLHEWADTYGDAVAVVDGDIRLTYRELAARADGLAVRLLAAGLEPGDTMLVQLPNGWEFVTLTLACLRAGIAPVMALPAHRGHELRYLAAHAEVTAVAVPDRIGDFDHQALAQEIAASTPSVRTLLVAGADVDEKAADLRALARPADDPAAARAALDELAPGSGEVAVFLLSGGTTGLPKLITRTHDDYEYNARRSAEVSGFGRDTVYLVALPAGHNFPLACPGILGTFMNGGRVVLVRTPEPGKALPLMAAEGVTAAAAVPAVAQRWIDAVDSGRHPAPESLRLLQVGGARLAPEVARRVEPLLGCTLQQVFGMAEGLLNYTRLDDSDDVKIYTQGRPMCPDDEILIVDTADEPVAPGEMGALLTRGPYTPRGYYRADDHNARSFTPDGWYRTGDVVRMHPSGNLVVEGRSKDLINRGGEKISAEEVENLLYRVPGVSRVAAVAKPDPDLGERVCAVVVPEAGHQLTLEEIRQALTGMEVARYKLPEHLVLVEELPLTKIGKIDKKALRDIVQQRGCVAHHPWRVDFSTDDPFRSP from the coding sequence ATGCGTGAGGGATTCGTCCCCTGGCCCGAGGAGACGGCCGACCGCTACCGCGCGGCCGGGTACTGGCGTGGCCGGCCGCTCGGAAGTTATCTGCACGAATGGGCCGACACGTACGGGGACGCGGTCGCCGTCGTCGACGGCGACATCCGGCTGACCTACCGCGAGCTGGCCGCACGCGCGGACGGGCTGGCCGTCCGGCTCCTGGCGGCGGGGCTGGAGCCGGGCGACACGATGCTCGTCCAGCTGCCGAACGGCTGGGAGTTCGTCACGCTCACCCTGGCCTGCCTGCGCGCGGGCATCGCGCCCGTCATGGCGCTGCCCGCCCACCGCGGCCACGAGCTGCGTTATCTGGCCGCGCACGCCGAGGTGACCGCCGTCGCCGTCCCCGACCGCATCGGCGATTTCGACCACCAGGCGCTCGCCCAGGAGATCGCCGCAAGCACCCCGAGCGTACGGACGCTCCTGGTCGCGGGCGCCGACGTGGACGAGAAGGCTGCCGACCTGCGCGCCCTGGCCCGGCCCGCGGACGATCCGGCCGCCGCCCGCGCCGCGCTCGACGAGCTCGCGCCCGGCAGCGGCGAGGTGGCCGTCTTCCTCCTGTCCGGCGGCACGACCGGACTGCCCAAGCTCATCACCCGCACCCACGACGACTACGAGTACAACGCCCGCCGCAGCGCCGAGGTCAGCGGCTTCGGCCGGGACACCGTCTATCTGGTGGCGTTGCCCGCCGGGCACAACTTCCCGCTCGCCTGCCCCGGCATCCTCGGCACCTTCATGAACGGCGGGCGGGTCGTCCTCGTGCGCACCCCGGAACCCGGCAAGGCGCTGCCCCTGATGGCGGCCGAGGGCGTGACGGCCGCGGCCGCCGTGCCGGCCGTCGCGCAACGCTGGATCGACGCCGTCGACTCGGGCCGGCACCCGGCGCCGGAGTCCCTGCGGCTGCTGCAGGTCGGCGGCGCCCGCCTCGCCCCGGAGGTGGCCCGCCGCGTGGAGCCGCTGCTCGGTTGCACGCTCCAGCAGGTGTTCGGCATGGCGGAAGGGCTGCTCAACTACACGCGCCTCGACGACTCCGACGACGTCAAGATCTACACGCAGGGCCGTCCGATGTGCCCCGACGACGAGATCCTCATCGTCGACACGGCGGACGAGCCCGTGGCCCCGGGCGAGATGGGCGCCCTGCTGACCCGGGGCCCGTACACCCCGCGCGGCTACTACCGGGCCGACGACCACAATGCCCGCTCCTTCACGCCCGACGGCTGGTACCGCACCGGCGACGTCGTACGGATGCACCCCTCGGGCAATCTCGTCGTCGAGGGCCGGAGCAAGGACCTCATCAACCGCGGCGGCGAGAAGATCTCCGCGGAGGAGGTCGAGAACCTCCTCTACCGCGTCCCGGGGGTCTCCCGGGTGGCCGCCGTCGCCAAACCCGACCCGGACCTCGGCGAGCGGGTGTGCGCGGTCGTGGTCCCCGAAGCCGGGCACCAGCTCACGCTGGAAGAGATCCGGCAGGCTCTGACCGGCATGGAGGTCGCCCGCTACAAACTCCCCGAACACCTCGTCCTCGTGGAGGAGCTCCCCCTGACCAAGATCGGAAAGATCGACAAGAAGGCGCTGCGCGACATCGTCCAGCAAAGGGGCTGTGTCGCGCATCACCCTTGGCGTGTGGATTTCTCCACAGATGATCCATTCCGCTCTCCGTAA
- a CDS encoding endonuclease/exonuclease/phosphatase family protein, translating into MIFRRVLSVVAAAAALLPLAPGAAEAASRATRFATFNASLNRNVEGQLVSDLSTPDNTQAKVIAEIIQRARPDVLLINEFDYDANGTALRLFHDNYLSVGQGGAQPITYRYRYTAPSNTGIASGFDLNNNGSVVTTPGAPGYGDDAFGFGVFPGQYGMAVYSKYPIDVRGIRTFQKFLWKDMPGAALPDDPATPEPADWYSPEEIKVFRLSSKSHWDVPVRVGHRTVHFLVSHPTPPTFDGAEDRNGRRNHDEIRLWADYTNPGRGGYIYDDRGRRGGLPAGEPFVIAGDQNADPSDGDSYQGAIHQLLDHPKIDSSFAPSSDGATEAAALQGGANATHKGDPKYDTADFADTAPGNLRADYVLPSKRLRVAGGGVFWPVSSDPLSRLTGVFPFPSSDHRLVWLDVKQ; encoded by the coding sequence GTGATATTCCGTCGAGTCCTGTCCGTCGTCGCCGCCGCGGCAGCGCTCCTGCCCTTGGCGCCGGGCGCGGCCGAGGCCGCGAGCCGCGCCACCCGGTTCGCCACCTTCAACGCCTCGCTCAATCGCAACGTCGAAGGCCAGCTCGTCAGCGACCTGTCCACGCCGGACAACACGCAGGCGAAGGTCATCGCCGAGATCATCCAGCGGGCCCGCCCCGACGTCCTGCTCATCAACGAGTTCGACTACGACGCCAACGGCACGGCCCTGCGCCTCTTCCACGACAACTACCTGTCGGTGGGCCAGGGCGGCGCGCAACCGATCACCTATCGGTACCGCTACACGGCCCCCAGCAACACCGGCATCGCCTCCGGGTTCGACCTGAACAACAACGGGTCCGTCGTCACCACGCCCGGCGCGCCCGGCTACGGCGACGACGCGTTCGGTTTCGGGGTCTTCCCTGGTCAGTACGGCATGGCGGTCTACTCGAAGTATCCGATCGACGTGCGCGGGATCCGCACCTTCCAGAAGTTCCTGTGGAAGGACATGCCCGGCGCCGCCCTGCCCGACGATCCGGCCACGCCGGAGCCCGCCGACTGGTACTCGCCGGAAGAGATCAAGGTGTTCCGCCTGTCCTCCAAGAGCCACTGGGACGTGCCGGTCCGCGTCGGGCATCGTACGGTGCACTTCCTGGTCAGCCACCCGACGCCGCCCACGTTCGACGGTGCGGAGGACCGCAACGGCCGCCGCAACCACGATGAGATCAGGCTCTGGGCCGACTACACGAACCCGGGCCGCGGCGGCTACATCTACGACGACCGCGGCCGGCGCGGCGGACTGCCGGCCGGCGAGCCGTTCGTGATCGCCGGCGACCAGAACGCCGACCCCAGCGACGGCGACAGCTACCAGGGCGCCATCCACCAGCTCCTCGACCACCCGAAGATCGACAGCAGCTTCGCGCCGTCGAGCGACGGCGCGACGGAGGCCGCCGCGCTGCAGGGCGGCGCGAACGCCACCCACAAGGGCGACCCCAAGTACGACACCGCCGACTTCGCCGACACCGCGCCCGGCAATCTTCGGGCCGACTACGTGCTGCCGTCCAAGCGGCTGCGGGTGGCGGGCGGCGGCGTCTTCTGGCCGGTGTCCAGTGACCCGTTGTCGCGCCTGACCGGCGTTTTCCCCTTCCCCAGCTCCGACCACCGCCTGGTGTGGCTGGACGTCAAGCAGTAG
- a CDS encoding M36 family metallopeptidase: MSSKSWLRSSTLIVVALAASALAPTGAAQGERAKPNIVHDFQAEEHGKPDVDNRQGRVAPPANARRAGPAAEIRWNALGTPAAVVSSEPLAEGLGSDPEQAARAYLKNNESIFGLPAEAVDALERVAVNPIGAGHAVLLRQRFGDLPAGVDGLVAIGVVDGTVRHVTSTLSRATQAPPAAAISAQQAMEIAARDGGIDLATAATKQATPVAVPAPDGVHNAYQVVLIGGGDGEAAAYTTHVDAVSGAILVRENLVDHHQDPDNPHWEVFPANPRDDYSSTDTRQTWCYQPGTGCDYVSGGDPATGKAWDVDHVTGEPTNTSLGNAARTFENRASGDPFTVGTRPNVITPSRNYAFPWRNTWYEAKCNPAVLDQEGENDLEAAIANLNGMHNRMHDWSYRLGFTETAWNMQADNGDRGALGNDPEQGNAQAGARVLSVRDNANQITGPDGVAPITNMYLWQPIAGAFYAPCVDGDYDMSVIAHEYTHAISGRMIGGPAAGWSGAQAGAMNESTSDLFAMEYLFEYGFRPSGATPYVTGGYVTGDKVRGIRNYDMSKSPLNYSDVAYDIVGQQVHADGEIWSATQFDVRAAFVKRYGDGTSKQQRSCADGKTPVDKCPGNRRWAQLSFDALLLMASGAVSYVDHRDALLAADAMRFGGRNHDIMWRAFAEHGLGKGATSAGANDADPTPSFVNPVGKNGSLQLKPLGEAKDAALRLYVGDYEGRVVPVADTDPATPLADTVEMTPGVYDFVVAGNGFGHRRLKFAVLPGVKLPLPLALPRNHASAASGAAASGDGVNQPKLIDETEATNWASLTGAPAGKSVVVDLAGEAPVPIRRVQVSAMLRPNIGDAADPGGQNRFSSLRAFEVLACSSGCADPANYTKIYTSPADAFRTTLPRPRGADMIFKSFDVRPAAATHLMLRVVSTQCTGNPLYAGEQDDDPNSATDCATASAQRDQVRAAEFQAFSH, from the coding sequence GTGTCGTCGAAGTCCTGGTTACGCAGCAGCACCCTCATCGTCGTCGCGTTAGCCGCATCGGCTCTGGCCCCCACCGGGGCCGCCCAAGGCGAACGCGCCAAACCGAACATCGTCCACGACTTCCAGGCCGAGGAGCACGGCAAGCCGGACGTGGACAACCGGCAGGGCCGGGTGGCGCCGCCCGCCAACGCCCGCAGGGCGGGCCCCGCCGCCGAGATCCGCTGGAACGCTCTCGGTACCCCGGCCGCCGTCGTCAGCTCCGAACCCCTGGCCGAGGGCCTCGGTTCCGACCCCGAGCAGGCCGCACGCGCCTACCTCAAGAACAACGAGAGCATCTTCGGCCTGCCGGCCGAGGCCGTCGACGCGCTGGAGCGGGTCGCGGTCAACCCCATCGGCGCAGGCCACGCCGTGCTGCTGCGGCAGCGGTTCGGGGACCTGCCCGCCGGGGTGGACGGGCTCGTCGCGATCGGCGTCGTCGACGGCACGGTCAGGCACGTCACCTCCACGCTGTCGCGTGCCACCCAGGCGCCCCCGGCCGCCGCGATCAGCGCGCAGCAGGCCATGGAGATCGCGGCCAGGGACGGCGGCATCGACCTGGCCACGGCGGCCACCAAGCAGGCGACCCCGGTGGCGGTGCCCGCGCCCGACGGGGTGCACAACGCCTACCAGGTCGTGCTGATCGGCGGCGGGGACGGCGAGGCGGCGGCGTACACGACGCATGTGGACGCGGTCAGCGGCGCCATCCTGGTACGGGAGAACCTGGTCGATCACCACCAAGACCCGGACAACCCGCACTGGGAGGTGTTCCCGGCGAACCCCCGCGACGACTACTCCTCCACGGACACCCGCCAGACCTGGTGCTACCAGCCGGGCACCGGCTGTGACTACGTGAGCGGCGGCGACCCGGCGACCGGCAAGGCCTGGGACGTCGACCACGTCACCGGCGAGCCGACGAACACCAGCCTCGGCAACGCGGCCAGGACGTTCGAGAACCGGGCCAGCGGCGACCCGTTCACCGTCGGCACCCGCCCGAACGTGATCACGCCGAGCAGGAACTACGCCTTCCCGTGGCGCAACACCTGGTACGAGGCCAAGTGCAACCCCGCGGTGCTGGACCAGGAAGGCGAGAACGACCTCGAGGCCGCGATCGCCAACCTGAACGGCATGCACAACCGCATGCACGACTGGTCGTACCGGCTCGGCTTCACCGAGACCGCCTGGAACATGCAGGCCGACAACGGCGACAGGGGCGCGCTCGGCAACGACCCCGAGCAGGGCAACGCCCAGGCAGGCGCGCGGGTGCTGTCGGTACGCGACAACGCCAATCAGATCACCGGCCCTGACGGCGTCGCGCCGATCACCAACATGTACCTGTGGCAGCCGATCGCCGGCGCCTTCTACGCGCCGTGCGTGGACGGCGACTACGACATGTCGGTCATCGCCCACGAATACACCCACGCGATCTCCGGCCGCATGATCGGCGGCCCGGCCGCCGGGTGGAGCGGTGCGCAGGCCGGCGCCATGAACGAGAGCACCTCTGACCTGTTCGCGATGGAGTACCTCTTCGAGTACGGCTTCCGGCCCTCAGGCGCGACGCCGTACGTCACCGGCGGCTATGTGACAGGCGACAAGGTCCGCGGCATCAGGAACTATGACATGTCGAAGTCGCCGCTCAACTACAGCGACGTCGCCTACGACATCGTCGGCCAGCAGGTCCACGCCGACGGCGAGATCTGGTCGGCCACGCAGTTCGACGTGCGCGCGGCCTTCGTCAAGCGCTACGGCGACGGCACGTCGAAGCAGCAGCGCTCGTGCGCGGACGGCAAGACGCCGGTCGACAAGTGCCCGGGCAACCGTCGCTGGGCGCAGCTGTCGTTCGACGCCCTGCTGCTGATGGCCTCGGGCGCGGTCAGCTACGTCGACCACCGCGATGCGCTGCTCGCGGCCGACGCGATGCGCTTCGGCGGCAGGAACCACGACATCATGTGGCGCGCGTTCGCCGAGCACGGTCTCGGCAAGGGCGCGACGAGTGCGGGAGCGAACGACGCCGACCCGACGCCGAGCTTCGTCAACCCGGTGGGCAAGAACGGCTCGCTGCAGCTCAAGCCCCTGGGCGAGGCCAAGGACGCGGCGCTGCGGCTGTACGTCGGCGACTACGAGGGCCGTGTGGTCCCGGTCGCCGACACCGACCCGGCCACCCCGCTCGCCGACACGGTCGAGATGACGCCCGGCGTCTACGACTTCGTGGTCGCGGGCAACGGCTTCGGCCACCGCCGGCTGAAGTTCGCGGTGCTCCCCGGAGTGAAGCTGCCGCTGCCACTGGCGCTGCCCCGCAACCATGCCTCGGCGGCGAGCGGCGCCGCGGCCTCGGGCGACGGCGTCAACCAGCCCAAGCTGATCGACGAGACGGAGGCCACGAACTGGGCCTCGCTCACCGGGGCGCCGGCTGGCAAGTCGGTGGTCGTGGACCTGGCGGGCGAGGCACCCGTCCCGATCCGCCGGGTCCAGGTGAGCGCGATGCTCCGCCCCAACATCGGTGACGCCGCCGACCCCGGCGGCCAGAACCGTTTCTCCTCCCTGCGGGCCTTCGAGGTGCTGGCCTGCAGCTCGGGCTGCGCCGATCCGGCGAACTACACGAAGATCTACACCAGCCCGGCGGACGCCTTCCGCACGACGCTGCCGCGGCCCAGGGGCGCGGACATGATCTTCAAGTCGTTCGACGTCCGGCCGGCGGCCGCCACGCATCTGATGCTGCGCGTGGTCAGCACGCAGTGCACGGGCAACCCGCTGTACGCGGGCGAGCAGGACGACGATCCGAACTCCGCGACGGACTGCGCCACGGCCAGTGCGCAGCGGGACCAGGTCAGGGCGGCGGAGTTCCAGGCGTTCTCGCACTGA
- a CDS encoding acetate--CoA ligase family protein, with amino-acid sequence MNLDPLFTPRSIAILGASDVPGKLGTAMTASLDRFPGPVMKINPGRFFPTVAAAVAAEGVAPDLVISCIPAALTADALREAAAAGARAALVCAGGFAESGAEGTAHQEALSAVARDTGIRLLGPNTSGFIAPHASLTASFVPDARHLEAGPVAVVAASGGVNHALAFALADAGVGLRLGVGLGNSVDVTQADVLDHLSGDDGLGAVALHVETAADGRRLTAAVRRLVDRVPVVALVVGRSDVGDFARSHTGALATSWRVTRAALRQAGAVLVDDERELVDAVSALARVRLPARPGSGVGLVTAQAGPGLLLTDALRTAGVRVPQLAEHTVKEIGELLPDLTYQRNPVDTGRPSRTFAQVIEHVSADPDIDVTAVYALLEPAALDLPAALTAARPATPLVAVVGGPPEQARRTRAVLGAAGIPCATTPAAGATMVRALAQDAANRSRLGDDAIPTTWPALALPDPVDEHTAKHVLEGFGVRTPERRVCAGPQAAHAALDELGGPVVVKILDPDVLHKTEVGGVQVGVRTHEDLDAALDRLPASPALLVERMAPAGPELIAGVRRDPVFGPVVALGAGGTAAEALGDVSLRLAPLTANEAGTMLDDLATRALFQGARGAAPVDPARLAHVLLALSSLGADPAVAECEINPLRVLPDGDIVALDAVLLLRDDQGGSDDA; translated from the coding sequence GTGAACCTCGATCCGCTGTTCACACCCCGATCCATCGCGATCCTCGGCGCCTCGGACGTCCCCGGCAAGCTCGGCACGGCCATGACCGCTTCCCTGGACCGCTTTCCCGGCCCGGTCATGAAGATCAACCCGGGCCGGTTCTTCCCGACCGTGGCCGCGGCGGTCGCGGCCGAAGGCGTCGCCCCTGACCTGGTGATCTCCTGCATTCCCGCCGCCCTGACCGCCGACGCGCTGCGTGAGGCGGCTGCCGCGGGGGCACGGGCGGCGCTGGTGTGCGCCGGCGGCTTCGCCGAGTCCGGCGCCGAAGGCACGGCCCACCAGGAGGCGCTGAGCGCGGTGGCGCGGGACACCGGCATCCGTCTCCTCGGTCCCAACACCTCCGGCTTCATCGCCCCGCACGCCTCGCTGACCGCCAGCTTCGTCCCGGACGCCAGGCACCTCGAGGCAGGCCCCGTGGCCGTGGTCGCCGCGAGCGGCGGTGTCAACCACGCTCTCGCCTTCGCCCTCGCCGACGCCGGGGTGGGCCTCCGCCTCGGCGTCGGCCTGGGCAACAGCGTGGACGTCACGCAGGCGGACGTCCTCGACCACCTGTCCGGCGACGACGGGCTCGGCGCGGTCGCCCTGCACGTCGAGACCGCGGCGGACGGCCGCCGCCTGACCGCCGCCGTGCGGCGTCTGGTGGACCGGGTCCCCGTCGTGGCCCTGGTCGTCGGCCGCAGCGACGTCGGCGACTTCGCCCGCTCCCACACCGGCGCGCTGGCCACCTCCTGGCGGGTCACCCGCGCGGCCCTGCGCCAGGCGGGCGCGGTCCTCGTCGATGACGAGCGGGAGCTCGTCGACGCCGTCTCCGCGCTCGCCCGCGTGCGCCTGCCCGCCCGGCCCGGCTCCGGCGTCGGGCTGGTCACCGCGCAGGCCGGCCCCGGACTGTTGCTCACCGACGCGCTGCGCACGGCCGGCGTCCGGGTCCCGCAGCTGGCGGAGCATACGGTCAAGGAGATCGGCGAGCTGCTGCCCGACCTGACCTACCAGCGCAACCCCGTCGACACCGGCCGCCCCTCCCGCACGTTCGCCCAGGTGATCGAGCACGTGTCGGCGGACCCGGACATCGACGTCACGGCCGTGTACGCGTTGCTGGAACCCGCCGCCCTCGACCTGCCCGCCGCGCTGACGGCCGCTCGCCCGGCCACGCCGCTGGTCGCCGTGGTCGGCGGCCCGCCGGAGCAGGCACGCCGAACCCGCGCGGTGCTCGGTGCGGCGGGAATCCCGTGCGCCACCACGCCGGCCGCCGGCGCGACCATGGTGCGGGCCCTGGCGCAGGACGCGGCCAACCGCAGCCGCCTCGGCGACGACGCCATTCCCACGACCTGGCCCGCGTTGGCGCTGCCCGATCCGGTCGACGAGCACACCGCCAAGCACGTCCTGGAAGGCTTCGGCGTCCGGACCCCCGAACGCCGCGTGTGCGCCGGCCCGCAAGCCGCGCATGCCGCGCTCGACGAGCTCGGCGGCCCGGTCGTGGTGAAGATCCTCGACCCGGATGTGCTGCACAAGACCGAGGTGGGCGGCGTCCAGGTCGGCGTCCGGACGCACGAGGACCTCGACGCCGCGCTCGACCGCCTGCCCGCCAGCCCGGCACTGCTGGTCGAGCGGATGGCTCCCGCGGGCCCGGAACTGATCGCCGGCGTACGCCGTGACCCGGTCTTCGGGCCGGTCGTCGCCCTGGGCGCGGGCGGGACGGCCGCCGAGGCGCTCGGCGACGTCTCCCTGCGCCTGGCGCCTCTGACGGCGAACGAGGCCGGCACCATGCTCGACGACCTCGCCACCCGCGCCCTGTTCCAGGGCGCCCGGGGCGCGGCGCCGGTGGATCCGGCCAGGCTCGCCCACGTCCTGCTCGCCCTCTCCTCCCTGGGCGCCGACCCGGCCGTGGCGGAGTGCGAGATCAATCCCCTGCGGGTCCTGCCCGACGGCGATATCGTCGCGCTCGACGCCGTACTGCTGCTCCGTGACGATCAAGGAGGGTCCGACGATGCGTGA
- a CDS encoding GntR family transcriptional regulator, whose protein sequence is MPTFPQGKPRPRLTGSQGGEPKYQAIYRDLLAQIDDGAFAPGEPLPAQRELSDYYGVSLMTVRQALQRLSAEGRIEQRQGLGTFVAGHVIPYQMNNLGSLAEDLAGQGIELRTVLLGLRRERPSAAVRAELGLGPDAEVTVIERLRVVDASPVIHQVSYTPLDLGGEPAGAELERTPLYRLIEERCGVSPAWATEAIRPVVLSEDQAALLRRPVGDAALMSTRVTYDAQDRAVLADRAVMCAAHIVFTTRRQVPEPAVSLRLDA, encoded by the coding sequence ATGCCGACGTTCCCTCAGGGAAAACCGCGGCCGCGCCTCACGGGGTCACAGGGGGGTGAGCCGAAATATCAGGCCATCTACCGTGATCTGCTCGCCCAGATCGACGATGGCGCGTTCGCGCCCGGCGAGCCGCTGCCCGCGCAGCGGGAGCTGAGCGACTACTACGGCGTCAGTTTGATGACCGTGCGGCAGGCGTTGCAGCGGCTCAGCGCGGAGGGGCGCATCGAGCAGCGCCAGGGGCTCGGCACGTTCGTGGCCGGGCACGTGATCCCCTACCAGATGAACAACCTGGGCAGCCTCGCCGAAGACCTCGCCGGGCAGGGGATCGAGCTGCGGACGGTGCTGCTCGGCCTGCGCCGCGAGAGGCCGTCGGCGGCCGTGCGGGCCGAGCTGGGGCTGGGCCCGGACGCCGAGGTCACCGTCATCGAGCGGCTGCGTGTCGTGGACGCCTCCCCCGTGATCCACCAGGTGTCCTACACGCCGCTCGACCTGGGCGGGGAGCCCGCAGGCGCCGAGCTGGAGCGCACGCCGCTCTATCGGCTGATCGAGGAGCGGTGCGGGGTGTCGCCGGCGTGGGCCACCGAGGCGATCAGGCCGGTGGTGTTGTCGGAGGATCAGGCTGCCCTGTTGCGGCGGCCGGTGGGGGACGCGGCGCTCATGAGCACGCGGGTCACATATGACGCGCAGGACCGGGCGGTGCTGGCGGACCGGGCGGTCATGTGCGCCGCCCACATCGTGTTCACCACCCGGCGCCAGGTCCCGGAACCGGCCGTCTCGCTCCGCCTGGACGCCTGA